ACAgacaaaaaaaaacagaaaagagaCGCGATGAAATTGGAGCAAGTCGGTACCAAACCCGTTTTCAGCGAACGAAATTCGTTTCCACATCGAGTCGCGCAGCCGCGTTTAAACGCGCCGACACCAGCGAATAATCACGGACGCGATTACAGCGAGCACGTCGTAACTTTGCCAAAGGTGAAATAAATCGCGACGCGTATGACGAATCGCGTGGCGGCGTCGCGAGAAGATCGGCGAACGGGGATGCGTCACCGGGTGCGGATCTGCCATCCGCGCTCGATCCGTTCGCGCGCGTTTTATTATTGGGAACGGAAATAAAAATAATGCGAATGCCTATGACATCAGCCGGCGGGCCGGTCGATCCGTTTTGCACGATGATGCATGAAGCGCGTCGTATGAACGCCGTCACAGCCGCGAGAGTGCCACCGCATCGGTATCATCATCGGTTGGGTGTGGGCGCAGCGTGCACTCTGGTCACGTTTAAATTCCTGCGCGCAATTAACCATCGCTCGGATGCATTTCGCGGCCGAATGCTCGCGTTCGTTCCCTGGTGATCGCACCGGGTGCTCGTGAATCGTGAAAACGAATTTCGACAGCCGGTAGACCTTGCTGACGAGGGTGACGCAAGGTTCGCGGCTTCGCTGCTTCGCAGATTTTTCTGCTCCCGACTTTGCAACacttctcttctctttttccAAGGTACACCATCGGCTTCGCGAGTTTGCACCCATAACTCCAGCACACCCTGTACTCCACGCGTAATTACAATAACCAGACCGCGCTTTATGGCCGTCAAACGCGAAATTGCTACTTGTCGGTGGTAGTAGGCCATCCGGCCTTGTCGCTGTCAGTGATAAAATCGCGAGATACGGCTGGAAAGAGAAATAAAATCGaatcctctctctctcgagagagagagagctgcgGAGACGAAGAACGCGCGATTGGGTTTTGCGACTACCCTATCGCAGCGTGGTTCAATTCGGTCGGATTGCCTCTATTATTGACATCCGTTTCGCTCGACGCGGGTAATTCGTTCAATCGGGAGCGCATAAATTCGACGGGAATGCGCGTTGAACGATGATCGCGACGGGTGCACCTACGAGCGCGTCTGCCATTCGCCTCGCGTTCGCGGTTCTTGCGTTTTCATTGTGACGACGCGCGTTACACTTGGTGACCGAGCGGTTCTCGACCGCGACGAGCATGCTAACGACGCGTCGCTCGATCGTTTAGCACGTCCCGTGATGAATTCCGTTCGTGTATCGCCGCGATCGAATTTATCGTTCGACGCGTCGTACGTGTCTGACACCGGTTCGAGCAGATTTCCCAGTTGAAAATCTGTCTGTACATAATCTGCTCGCGAGTTGGCGGTAAAATCGTCGAGGAACTCATCGATTCACGGTATCGCGGCGGTAGCCACCGACGAGAATTGTGTGCAGCTGCCGTGGGTTCCGTTAGGAATGCCTAGATACTAAGTTGTCCACCGGGTCTATTCTGGCTGGCCACGGAAACGCATCGTCAATACGATCTTCGAGGCGGCTCGCGGCATTTCTGGACCGCGTACGACTTTTTGGTTACCGTTTTATATCTATGTTTAGATCTGGACCAACCGACGCCTATAAACTAGGTCGTATCGTAGCGCTTCCGTAAAGCGGCCCAGCGCGCGATCACCGCGAAATATCGACGATATCGCCGATCGCGGCGCCCGCGCGATGTCGAAAGATCGAGGTCGAGCTATTCGACGGGGACCGCGACAGTGCCATTGTCAAGCTGAACCGATCCGTATTGTCCGTAGTGTCCGTAGTGTTGTCACACTGGATGTACCAATATTCTTGATCGCGTGCGAGTCGCTTAATGCTTGTTGTCGGTCCGAGTATAATGGCGATGATTCCTCGTCATTGTGCCCAGCGTTATGTATTATGAATGAGCTCGTATAACATCGCGTAGCTCGATTTATATTTTTAGCCGTAGCTAATTTCCATCTCCATTGATCTAAATCGAGCCCAGGCTCCGTTCGATCGAATTCGTAGCCCGTTTGCTCTGCTCGAATTATTTCGCGGCTGGCGCGAGCCGAGGCTGGGCTCCGCCTGGGATACGTCGCGCTCGAGCGATCGTCGATGATCGGTTTCGCGGAATTCGCACTTGGATTCGGTGGCACGACGCTGCGAGGATCGAATAAATTTCCATTAACGAGGTTCGCAGGTGGGCTGCGAGGATACCAGATGGGCCACTGGCAAATTGAGATTAGTCGTTTAGGGAACGGCCGTGATTCACCGCGGTGTATCGCGCGCCTCGCATAAAAGAAACGAGACGATACCTTAAGCTTAGCCAGGTCGTGGAAGCGTTCGTTGAATGAAGTTACGCGTTTCCTGGTATCGGACAGGTGACAACTATCTCGAATCGTTCGGATACGCCTAATCGGATTTCGAAGACGAATGGCTCTTCGCGCGGCGAAGAACCATTACAATGCTTGTACCAGCTTCTGATTTCAGATCGTTTAATTACCTCGCCTCTTATCTCGCGTCGAGTTTCCACCTTTCACTCTTATCTACGGCAAGCGTATTTAAATCGAATCGTATCGTCGATAAGATATTTTTCACCGCTTTTAATTGCAATTAACAAACCGCGCGAGACGTGGAACGCGTTCACCCAAGTTTCGCAATGTGTAACCGTTACCCTTCTTTTGTTCTCAGATGTGGCAATTAAGGTTTTGGGTGTACCTGCTGCTGATCGCTTTATCACTGGCGCCAGTGCAAAGGGTCGCGGGGTGCTCTTGTATGATGAGTCACCCCCAGAGTGTCTTTTGCTCGGCAGATTTCAGTAAGCGTTAACATAAGTAATTAATAATTCAGTACAATCGTTAGCACTCGACGCGAATTCCTTTAATCTTGTTCTTCTTCCTCATCCACAGTCGCCCTGGTGAGAGTGAAGAAGGAATCGGACGTGGTGGGCTACGAAATCGGCTACAGCGTGAAAATCAATAAAATCTTCAAGGTACGTGTCCACGTTTGTATACACGTATTTTCCGATTGTGCAACGATCGTTTTTCGATTGCAGGTAACCAGCAAGGAGTCGTACGCCGCCCTGAAGTCGAACATTCTGTGGACACCAGGGATGGAGAGCACGTGTGGCATTGCTCTCGAAGTTGGTGAAACGTACGTCGTAAGCGGGAGAGCGTTCAACAGCAGCAAAGCGCATATATCGCTGTGCGATTTAGCCCTGGTTTGGCGAAACGTGACCAGCAGACAACGGAAGGGTTTCAAGCATTTGTACGCTTACGGTTGCTCCTGCGGTGTAAGTAGAAAGTCTACGGTTTCGACGATTGCTAGATTACTTCGATATCGTTCTATTTTCTACATTATGCTACACGTCCTCGTTTCGTATACTTCAGATCCGCTATACACCATGGTGGACCAAGGGAGCCACCCTAGAGCACACTGACGGAAGAGTATGCCTATGGGAGAGTAAACCAGGTCCCGAAGATTGCCAAAAGGAGGTCGGTGTCTGCATGCCAGGACCTGGCGGTTGCTCTTGGGTCCCGTCAGTCCCTTACAAGAATTGCATCAAGGAGTATAAACAGATGCGCGAGCAACAAAGAGCGTGGGAGCCCTAAGTCCCTCCTCGTCTCGACGAATTAGAAAATGACAAGTTCCGGCGATTCAACGGATGATCGTTCACGATGTTGGGAATTTAAACAGAAAATAAGGGAAAAGAAAAACGAAGAGATCGACGTCGCTCGTTGCAGATCGACGTGACACGCGTTCGATTTCTCGTGTATTTGTATAAAAATTTCGCTAGATTTCCGCGGCAATTTCTTCTATCGCGCGCGAAAAGCGTACTTCGATGCCGTGTAAAGGTGTCGCGCGCGCCTGTCGACGAATTCGATGCTATCCGTTAAAACGCGTTTACCGTGCATTTAAATCGAGCGTGATCGCAGAGACGAACCGTTTCTAGTAATTAACGATCGAGAGAAATGCGCGAAGTCGCGTGAGCGTATTTTGTCCGCGGGGCCGTAGCATTAATTCTCCACGACGGACTTACCCGTTTTCATCCCCGCATCGTGTCATGCTCTATTTATTGTTGCGTTCCATCAGAAGTATTAATCGGGTGGTTGTGTCGACGAGTACAAAAGTCGTTCGTTTAATTAAACGCGAGGCAGCGAAATTCAGCGGCGAAAATCGAGCTCGCGCGCGGCCAGCCGGGTGGCTGTTGTCGTTGTTCACCGTTAAAAGCGTAATCCGGGCGGGCTCTTGAAAACTGTTTGCATTTCCATGATAAAACGCGACGCCGTTCCGTGTATTAATGGATTCCTTCTGCGTTTGACCGGCCGTTTGTTCTATTTATTTCATTACCTGGTAGTTGCCTTCTGTTCACGTTTGAATAATAAACGGGCGCCGAGTAAATGTATCCCCGTCGAGCAGGATTATCGGAGTGAACCGAGTTTCGTTCGTATCGATCCCCGTCGAAATGTTTCACCTTTCACCACCGTTAATCACCGCCGCTAGCCTTGTTCCGTTTAATTGAGCCGTTTGTTAAATTGAATCGCACTATAAATCGACTGAATTTCGCGAAATCTGTAATGGCAAGCGCAAAAACCAGGGGGGGGGGTGGGTGGGTGTGCGGGCAGGGGCGCTTTTGAACATCGATTGGCTATCTCTTTAGTTGTACATATTTAAGCTACTCATGTATATTATGCACTTTTAAATTATTCTTATCCTCTCATCTGTACGTTAGCTTTGTCCTCTCTGTATAAGAAGCTGCTGAGACGTATTTAACTTTTAAGACGTTCATCTAGCAAACCCTTGCGCAGCCCTCTGAATACGACAGTAACGCGACGATCGATGATACGCAACGTTATACGTGAAAGGAAGAAAGATGAAAAATCGGGACAAAAGCGATTTCTTTTCTGACAATTACGTTGCCTCGTTATTCAGGGGACGCGCAAAGTTGCCAAGCGTCGCGTTAGAAACATTGTGAGCGGGACAAGTTCACCGAACTTGGGGCTATGTATCTGTGCGTGATCGTATTGTTTCTTGCTGTCGGTTAGGAGAAACAGTGGCTTTTTCAGGTGGGTAGAACTTTAGTACAAAACGCTGAAAGCGCGCGACGCGATACGACGGAAGTTTCCTGGCACTTCCTAGCTTGAGAACATAGCGCGTAACGATATGTATGTTCTTTTTAGTCTTAGTCTTCTCCATTTGATAACTTTTGTAAGTATTATATAATACCTGAACGATGGGAAATAAACGAGATACGCATATCGGTTTTAGTCGGATGGACATCGACATTTTTGAACCGTTTCGCTCGATTACTCACCATCTCGCGGTGGTTCGGGTAGTAAGTTTGCTCGATCAAGGGGAAGGTGTCCTTTCCCAAACGACGCTGAAGCCCCAGTAGATGGGCAAACACCCACGGTTTATCCTGAAGCAGAACAAGTGTCGTTAAGGAACTCCCGTTCTCCATGGAATTGATCAAGTTTCTTAACCGTCCCCTGCCACGGTTGGCCACGCTCTTTTACCTGAAAGTTGTAGATCGCGGTGAGGTTGTTAACGCTCGGGACACCGCCGTACATTAAACCGAGGAGAAGGTTCTTGTAGTCCTCCCCGGCGTCCCTCAGGTTTTGTCGTATCAGGACGAAGTCGGGTTTGAAGGATCTGGGAACAGAATCTTTTCTCAGCTCGCGGGACGGACGCGGATAGAACGCGAggcaaccgcgaaatcgcaacgcCATTTTTACCGGATGACTTTGGTCCCGTTGCGATAGACCGCCATGGACACGACAGTGCCAGCCTCGCTCGCTGTCAGCGACAATTCGCGAAACTCCGCTTGCTCCACGCGGATCTCGTAATCGCCGTGGAGCCTGCGACCCCGGAAGTACTTGCTCCAGTCGGTATTCTGGTCGTCGATTACCAGCAGGGTGAAGCATCGATCTTTGCTGTAAGACGGCCCTCTGGTCGCGCCTGACACCGCCGCTCCCAGGATCGATGCGCCCTAATTGGAATTAAAATTATATGATTAGCCGCGCGCTTGTCTTCCCGCGATTCACGTTATCGCGGGCTGAATAAGGGCTGATCCCCTCTCTGAGGTCGCGTT
The sequence above is a segment of the Xylocopa sonorina isolate GNS202 chromosome 7, iyXylSono1_principal, whole genome shotgun sequence genome. Coding sequences within it:
- the Timp gene encoding tissue inhibitor of metalloproteases isoform X3 → MWQLRFWVYLLLIALSLAPVQRVAGCSCMMSHPQSVFCSADFIALVRVKKESDVVGYEIGYSVKINKIFKVTSKESYAALKSNILWTPGMESTCGIALEVGETYVVSGRAFNSSKAHISLCDLALVWRNVTSRQRKGFKHLYAYGCSCGIRYTPWWTKGATLEHTDGRVCLWESKPGPEDCQKEVGVCMPGPGGCSWVPSVPYKNCIKEYKQMREQQRAWEP
- the Timp gene encoding tissue inhibitor of metalloproteases isoform X1, with product MPARLRGQGENNGEKSRVQVNCASGTRGSGGSSAGSRGKMWQLRFWVYLLLIALSLAPVQRVAGCSCMMSHPQSVFCSADFIALVRVKKESDVVGYEIGYSVKINKIFKVTSKESYAALKSNILWTPGMESTCGIALEVGETYVVSGRAFNSSKAHISLCDLALVWRNVTSRQRKGFKHLYAYGCSCGIRYTPWWTKGATLEHTDGRVCLWESKPGPEDCQKEVGVCMPGPGGCSWVPSVPYKNCIKEYKQMREQQRAWEP
- the Timp gene encoding tissue inhibitor of metalloproteases isoform X2, with translation MELGQSCFDARLRSFHLPVQPRRANFYFWTRSSIAMWQLRFWVYLLLIALSLAPVQRVAGCSCMMSHPQSVFCSADFIALVRVKKESDVVGYEIGYSVKINKIFKVTSKESYAALKSNILWTPGMESTCGIALEVGETYVVSGRAFNSSKAHISLCDLALVWRNVTSRQRKGFKHLYAYGCSCGIRYTPWWTKGATLEHTDGRVCLWESKPGPEDCQKEVGVCMPGPGGCSWVPSVPYKNCIKEYKQMREQQRAWEP